Part of the Actinomycetota bacterium genome, GATCTTGGCCGGCACCGGCAAGCGCGAAGCGAGCTCGAGAAGCTCTACGCCGAGGACCCGGACTACGAGGACGTGGCGATGCGGCTGGGGCTATGACCTGGCGAACACGGAGCAGACGCTCTTCCACGGGCAGCGGTCGCGGCAGAAGTCCAGGGGCGCTTTCTCCTCCACCAGGGCCTGCAGGTCCCTGACGGTGAGTTTCTGGCCATAGGAGAGGCCCAGGCCGTCCAGCACGCGTTGGTCCCACTTCCTGACCTTTTCCTCGTCGCCCACCGGGTTCCGGCAGCGGCCGTCCGCGTAGTCCGGACAATACTCGCAGACCTGGTCAGGTCCCTCGTTGACCAGGACCACCGCCTCGCTCTCCGCCTCCGTGAGCAGCTTGAGCTCCTCCACCACCCGGGCGAATCCCTCCCCGCGCATGAGGAGCTCCAGGGGCAGGAAGCGGCTGCAGAATAGGTGATGGGGGCGCAGCCGCATAGTTTCCACCGCACCGGCACTTTCCATGTCCGATCCTCCCCCTCTTACGCCT contains:
- a CDS encoding DUF1284 domain-containing protein produces the protein MESAGAVETMRLRPHHLFCSRFLPLELLMRGEGFARVVEELKLLTEAESEAVVLVNEGPDQVCEYCPDYADGRCRNPVGDEEKVRKWDQRVLDGLGLSYGQKLTVRDLQALVEEKAPLDFCRDRCPWKSVCSVFARS